From the Inediibacterium massiliense genome, the window ATAAAGACAAATAAATTTTCAAAAGAAGAAAAAATTACTTTATTGCAAATATCTGATGTTCATGATAAAAAGCTTTTTATGGAAACTATTTTAGAAAAAATAAAAAAATTAAAACCTGATATGATTGTATTTACAGGAGATTTAATTGATGGAAAGACAAAGGAATATGAAAATATATATTCTTTTGTTGAAAAAGTAATAAAAATAAATCCAAATGTATATTTTGTATCAGGAAATCATGAATGGAGAAATAAAAATACAAAAGCTTTTTTAAGAGGATTAAAAGAAAGACAAGTCAAGATTTTAAATAATGATTATGATATTTTAAAAAAGGAAAGCATCACTTTAAATATATATGGCATAGACGATCCGTATACTCATCATGATGATTTAAAGAAAGCACTTTCACATAAAGATGATTCATTTTCTATTTTATTGTCGCATTCTCCTAATATTATATTTAGAGAAAAACCTTCTATAGATCTTATATTGTGTGGTCATACGCATGGAGGGCAAATAAGAATTCCATTTATAGGAGCTGTTGTGGTTCCAGGTCAGGGATTATTTCCTAAATATGATAAAGGAATTTTTTCATTAGGGAAAACCACTTTATATATTGATAGTGGATTAGGAACAAGTACAGCTCCTATTCGTTCTTTCAATCAAAGTCAAATGAGTTTGATTATAATAGAAGGAGAATAAAAAAACCTCTCATATGAGAGGTTTATAGGTTAATAAGTATAGGTACTAAAATAGGAACAGAGCTAGATAATATAACTCCTGTAATAAATGCTACAATAGCTGTTTGAGAATTGGTAGCATTAGAAATAATAGGAAGCGTTGTATCCATAGCTGTGGCTCCTGAAGGAGCTATGGCTTCAAAGTCCCCGATATATCTTGCTACGAATGGAATAGAAATAAGTGCAATAATTTCTCGAACTACATTAGAGATAAAAGCCAATGCACTAAGTTCTGGTGAATATTGAGTAAGCATCATGGCAGATAAAGTATACCATCCAAAACCTGCACCTACTGCACTAGATTCATTGATTGGAAGATGAAGTAAAAATCCACCTACAATACTGCCTACAATACTTCCTATACCGATCATCAATGGAATCAAAAGAATTTTAAGTCCCATTTTTTTGATTTGAGAAAAAGCATCTTTATTTCTACCCATATCTAAACCAACAAAGAATAATAAAAGACATAATCCTATATCAATGATTAAATCAGTATGCTGTAATATATCTGCAGATAAAAAGAAATATCCAAAACCTATACCA encodes:
- a CDS encoding lysine exporter LysO family protein: MSFNIIGSVAFGIGFGYFFLSADILQHTDLIIDIGLCLLLFFVGLDMGRNKDAFSQIKKMGLKILLIPLMIGIGSIVGSIVGGFLLHLPINESSAVGAGFGWYTLSAMMLTQYSPELSALAFISNVVREIIALISIPFVARYIGDFEAIAPSGATAMDTTLPIISNATNSQTAIVAFITGVILSSSVPILVPILINL
- a CDS encoding metallophosphoesterase, which gives rise to MKKYILGISFVCILYLFLQVNITKVNKVHIKTNKFSKEEKITLLQISDVHDKKLFMETILEKIKKLKPDMIVFTGDLIDGKTKEYENIYSFVEKVIKINPNVYFVSGNHEWRNKNTKAFLRGLKERQVKILNNDYDILKKESITLNIYGIDDPYTHHDDLKKALSHKDDSFSILLSHSPNIIFREKPSIDLILCGHTHGGQIRIPFIGAVVVPGQGLFPKYDKGIFSLGKTTLYIDSGLGTSTAPIRSFNQSQMSLIIIEGE